CGCCGGTGCACCTGCCGCGGCTGGTCGCCCTGGTCACCGCCGACGGCGCGCGGCCGCTGTCGGTGCTGCTGCCGTTCCTCCTGGCGGGCCTGCGCACGTCCCACCCGCGCTTCGACGCCCGGGCCCTGCTCACCGACGCGGGCGGCCGGCTGCTCGACGTGGCCGCGAGCGCCACCCTGGTCGACATGTTCCACGCCGTCGCGGGCCTGACCAACGACGACATGGGCACCACCGGCCTGCCCACCCGCCCGGGCGTCGCCGAGGTCCTGCACGCCTGCCGCGTGCCCGTCACGCGCATGGACCGCCCCGTGCTCATCACGGCGGGCACGGCGGACGAGGTCGTGCCCCTGCCCGTGGTGGAGGGCTTCGCCGCCGACCTGGCGGGCACCGGCACGAGCGTCCGCTTCGACCGGCACGAGGGCGCCACGCACGCGGGCGTCCTCTCGGCGGGGTACGACCCGGCCGGGCGCGACGACCTGGTCGCCTGGGCCGACGCGCTCGTCGCGGAGCACCCGGAACCGGGGTTCGACCTGCTCGACGCGGACGGCGACGGCACGCTCACGCGTGACGATGTCGACGTGCTGGCCCTGCGCCGGGCCCAGGGGCTCGGCGAGCCGCCCGGTTCGCCGCGGGCGCGGGCGCTGCGCGCGGAGTACCGGGGCCGGTGGGACGACCTGGCGCGCCGGGCCGACGCCGACCGGGACGGCCGGATCAGCCGGGACGAGTTCCGCCGCCTGCTCGGCTGAAAAACCCGCATTTCCGCCACCCCCGGATAAGTGCAACGACGGTGTTCCGGAACGCTTCTCACCGGTGTCGTTCGGGTGCCCGAACCCATTACCGGGGTAATGACCGCACCAGGTCCGTCGCTCGCCCCAATTCGATGCCCCGAACAGGCGAATTTCCCCTCGTCGGCCCTCTTCCTCCGGCGAACGGAGGATGGCGGCCTTTGCCGCCCTGCCCGAACCTTGACGCGTCGGTGACCCAACCGGCGTTTTGTCGAGTTCCTTCTCCCGGTAGATCCCCGGAGGTATTCATGCCCTTATCCCGGCTGGTCGGCAGGCGTGCCCTGGTCGCCAGAGCCGTCGTCGCCCTTTTCGTCGCGGTCGCCGCGGCCGTCACCCTGGCGCCGAGCGCGAATGCCGCGTCGCTCTACGAGCCGTTCTACCGGCTCTACAACCCGCAGACCGGCGACAACTACAACACGACCAACCGCAGCGAGGTCGTCAACCTGCCCGTCGGCTACACCTACAGCGGCATCGACGCTTTCGTCTCCACCACCCCGCAGGCCGGCCTGGTGCCGTTCTACCGCATCTACAGCCCGCAGCGGAAAGACCGCTTCCACACCGCGAGCTGGGACGAGGTCGTCGCCGCGACCGGCAGCCAGGGCTACACCTACGAGGGGATCGGCGCCTACGTCCTCCCGGCCGGCTCCGGCGCCGGGATCCCGTTCCACCGGCTGCGCCACCCGGGCAACGGCGACCACGTGCTGATGACCAGCCAGGCCGAGGTCAACCACGCGATCAACGCCGGGTACCGCTACGAGGGCGTGGCGGCCGAGGTCGGGTAGGCCGCGGGACGGGGGCGGGTGCGCTAGACGCGTTCCGGCACCCGCTCCGACACCGCCCGCGTGCCCGCCACCCGCTCGTGCCACCCGGCCTGGTCCCGCCGGAACACCGGCACCGCGAACGTCCCCGCCAGCACCACCGCGATCACCAGCAGGTCCAGCCACCACCAGCCCAGCCGGGGCGACACCGCCACCGCGTACGCGAGCAGCCCCGTCACCCCCAGCAGCTCGCGCACCGCGATCCGCCCGGCACCGGCCCGACCACCGCCCGGCAGCCGGGTCCGGTACCGCAGCAGCCACCCGCCGAACGTCCAGCCGCCGCTCACCGCCGGCACCACCACCCGCAGCAGGGCGGTCAGTGCCAGCGCCCACCACGCCCCGGGCAGCAGCAGCCGGCACACCAGCGCCACCACGAGCAGGTCCACCACGAGCCCGCACAGGCGCCGGGGCACGCTCACCGTGCCCGGCGGCGCGGTGGCGTCCGCCGCGTCGGGCACCGCAGGCACGACCACCGCCACCGGCGCGAGCATCCACCCCAGCAGCGCGCCCGCGGTGTTGGAGATCAGGTCGTCCACGTCCGCGATCCGGTACGGGCACGGGTAGTAGCCGAAGTTCCCGGTGTACTGCACCACCTCGACGGCCAGCGACACGCCCAACCCGACGCACACCACCGCGAACGGCCCCCGCCGGTACGCCTTGCGCAGCACCACGCCCAGCGGCACGAACAGCGCCACGTTGAACGCCTGCTGGAGGAACGCCTGCGAGGTCGCCATCGCCTGGATGCCCGAACGCCCGGTGGCCGCCATGTTGTTGCGCATGTCGGTGACCCACTGGAACGGCGTGGTGGACAGCATCGTCTCGCCCCGGCACACCTGCGCCCGGTCCGGGAACGGCAGGAAGATCAGCGCCAGCGCCACCAGGCCGTACGCCAGCAGCCCGTAGAGCACCACCGCCCGGCGCGGCTCGACGCGCCCGAACCGCCAGTAGTGCAGCGCCACCAGCGGCAGCAGCAACAGCGCGCCGACACCGACGAAGGTCGAGAACCCCGTCCGCGCGGGCTCCAGGTACGAACTCAACATGTCCACGGCTCCGCTTGCTCAGCGCGACGGGGTGAACCTCCTTTATCCAACCGCCCCGCCCGCCAAACCCCGCCGGGGCCGGCCGCTGGTCACCGGGACCGGCGAGCCGGGGCGAGGTGCCCGCCGCCACCCGCGCGCCGTACTTCTGCGGAACGACCGGGGCGGGGCTTGACCCTTTCTGATGTATTCGCGACCGGTGGCCGCCGACCGGCCCCGGCGGGCGCTAGCGTGCGCCTGGTGAAAGAAGGGGTTCCGCCGGCGCTGGGCATCACCGCGGTCGGCCTCCTCGCCGTGGTCCTCGTGCTGAGGTGGCGCGCGAAGCGCGAGGGCTCTTCGGTCTGGCCGTGGTTCGAGCGCGCCAGCTGGGTGGCGGGGATCGCCGCGGCGATCTTCGCGGTCGTGATCGTCGTCGCGGTGCGGGACGAGCCCGCGGCGATCGGCGGCAGCCCCGTGCCGGACGCCGCGACCACCAGCCCGGCGGCCTCGCCGTCGGGTTCCCCGACCCCGACGACCACCACGGCCACCACGACGGCCGCGCCCGTCGCCGCACCGACCACCCCGCCCCCCGAGCCCGTCGAGGTCCAGCTGTCGCCCGGGGTGTGCGGCATCGGCGTCGACTCCTTCCTGGACTTCGACGAGCCGCGGTCGTTCGTCGAGCGGACCGACACGCCCCTGCGGGACCTCGACGGCTTCGAGCTGCTCTACCGCAACTGCAGCGGCGGCCTGGAGAACCACAAGGCCAAGTCGTACGGCGCGGCGCGCGACGTCGAGGCGACCCCGGAGGCGTGCCGGACCGCGGCCCGGACCCGGGGCGTCGGCGAACTCCCGCTCGCGGAGGTCGTGCCCGGCGTGGTGCTGTGCGTGGTCACGAACGAGAACCGCGTCGGGTGGGCCAGGGTGATCGAGGTCCGCTGCCCGTGCGCGGAGGCGAACGACGGCGAGATACCCACGATCCGGCTGTCGGTCGTCTCCTGGCCCGGCTGAGGCCGCCTCAGAGCCCGCGGTCGTCCTGGACGAACTCCAGCAGGATGCCGCTCGGGTCCTTGACGAAGAAGTACGTGACGCCGGTGACGCCCTCGCGCACCTCGATGCCGGAGGCCAGCCCGCGCCGCTCCAGGAACTCCTTCGCCTCCCGGATCGACCCGACCCGCAGGCCGAGGTGCTTGACGCCGACCCGGGGCAGGTCCGTGGCCAGCGCGCCCGCGGTCGCCGGCGCGTCCTGCCGCGACCGGTACCAGAAGATCTCCAGGAAGGTCCCGTCGAGCTTGAGGTGGGCGATCTCGAACTCGCCCGCCGGGTCGCGGTGGCGCAGCGCCACCTCGAACCCCAGCTCGCCGTAGAACCGGATCGACTCGTCCATGTCCACGGCGCTGATCGCCGTGTGGTGCACGCTGAACCG
This portion of the Saccharothrix syringae genome encodes:
- a CDS encoding VanZ family protein; protein product: MLSSYLEPARTGFSTFVGVGALLLLPLVALHYWRFGRVEPRRAVVLYGLLAYGLVALALIFLPFPDRAQVCRGETMLSTTPFQWVTDMRNNMAATGRSGIQAMATSQAFLQQAFNVALFVPLGVVLRKAYRRGPFAVVCVGLGVSLAVEVVQYTGNFGYYPCPYRIADVDDLISNTAGALLGWMLAPVAVVVPAVPDAADATAPPGTVSVPRRLCGLVVDLLVVALVCRLLLPGAWWALALTALLRVVVPAVSGGWTFGGWLLRYRTRLPGGGRAGAGRIAVRELLGVTGLLAYAVAVSPRLGWWWLDLLVIAVVLAGTFAVPVFRRDQAGWHERVAGTRAVSERVPERV
- a CDS encoding VOC family protein; translation: MRFSVHHTAISAVDMDESIRFYGELGFEVALRHRDPAGEFEIAHLKLDGTFLEIFWYRSRQDAPATAGALATDLPRVGVKHLGLRVGSIREAKEFLERRGLASGIEVREGVTGVTYFFVKDPSGILLEFVQDDRGL
- a CDS encoding lipase family protein, with the protein product MPAAEHEPGTVLDHRRLPAELWPDHAAEALQVLYQGLGYDGSGRAVSGSVFLPADPAPGRPVVSYAHGTTGLADRCAPSTAGLTRLERAHVARWLAAGYAVAATDYEGLATPGPHPYFNGEAVADDVVDIVRATRRLDPGLGRTWLVVGFSQGGHAALFTGLIAAGHAPELDFRGTVALAPPVHLPRLVALVTADGARPLSVLLPFLLAGLRTSHPRFDARALLTDAGGRLLDVAASATLVDMFHAVAGLTNDDMGTTGLPTRPGVAEVLHACRVPVTRMDRPVLITAGTADEVVPLPVVEGFAADLAGTGTSVRFDRHEGATHAGVLSAGYDPAGRDDLVAWADALVAEHPEPGFDLLDADGDGTLTRDDVDVLALRRAQGLGEPPGSPRARALRAEYRGRWDDLARRADADRDGRISRDEFRRLLG